The Pseudarthrobacter sp. NS4 genome includes a window with the following:
- the obgE gene encoding GTPase ObgE has protein sequence MASFVDRVVLHVAGGTGGHGCVSVHREKFKPLGGPDGGNGGNGGDVILRVDHQTTTLLDYHHAPHRHATNGGPGMGDWRGGKNGETLILPVPDGTVVKSKDGKVLADLVGEGTEYVAAAGGIGGLGNAALSSQKRRAPGFALLGIEGESSDIVLELKSIADIALVGFPSAGKSSLIAAMSAARPKIADYPFTTLIPNLGVVQAGDVRFTIADVPGLIEGASEGKGLGHHFLRHVERCAALVHVLDCGTLESERDPLSDLAVIEAELEKYAVDMSYAGQDGEVVPLNHRPRLVALNKVDLPDGKDMAEFVRPELESRGYRVFEISATSHEGLRQLGFAMAEIVKAARDAVAAAPPKVQPVVIKPRAVNEAGFKIRREEKGLEPLFRVLGEKPVRWVKQTDFTNEEAIGYLADRLAKLGVETELFKQGAKPGDTVVIGEDDGVVFDWEPTMMAGAELLASPRGTDVRFADIGDRPTRGQKRDEQQERKDAKAAARAELEAERKAGIWTESVSSRRVAKPLKESGLGADDEF, from the coding sequence GTGGCCAGCTTTGTAGACCGGGTAGTACTGCACGTAGCCGGCGGTACCGGCGGCCATGGGTGCGTCTCCGTCCACCGCGAGAAGTTCAAGCCGCTGGGCGGTCCCGACGGCGGCAACGGCGGCAATGGCGGCGACGTCATCCTGCGCGTCGACCACCAGACCACCACCCTCCTTGACTACCACCACGCCCCCCACCGCCACGCCACCAACGGCGGCCCCGGCATGGGTGACTGGCGCGGCGGCAAAAACGGCGAGACCCTGATCCTGCCCGTTCCCGACGGCACAGTGGTCAAGTCCAAGGACGGAAAAGTCCTGGCGGACCTCGTGGGGGAAGGCACCGAATACGTCGCGGCCGCCGGTGGCATCGGCGGACTTGGCAATGCGGCACTCTCCTCCCAGAAGCGCCGCGCTCCCGGATTCGCCCTGCTCGGCATCGAGGGCGAATCCAGCGACATCGTCCTGGAACTGAAGTCCATCGCCGACATTGCACTGGTGGGCTTCCCGTCCGCCGGAAAGTCGAGCCTCATCGCCGCCATGTCAGCGGCCCGGCCCAAGATCGCCGACTACCCGTTCACCACGCTGATCCCCAACCTTGGTGTGGTCCAGGCCGGCGACGTCCGCTTCACCATCGCCGATGTCCCCGGTCTGATCGAGGGCGCCAGCGAGGGCAAGGGCCTGGGCCACCACTTCCTGCGCCACGTGGAACGGTGCGCTGCACTGGTGCACGTCCTGGACTGCGGAACACTGGAATCGGAACGGGACCCGCTTTCGGACCTCGCCGTCATCGAGGCCGAGCTGGAGAAGTACGCTGTGGACATGAGCTACGCCGGCCAGGACGGCGAAGTGGTTCCGCTGAACCACCGCCCCCGCTTGGTGGCACTGAACAAGGTGGACCTGCCCGACGGCAAGGACATGGCGGAGTTCGTCCGCCCTGAACTTGAATCCCGCGGCTACCGCGTCTTCGAAATTTCCGCCACCAGCCACGAAGGCCTGCGCCAGCTGGGCTTCGCCATGGCCGAGATCGTCAAAGCCGCCCGTGATGCTGTAGCTGCTGCCCCGCCCAAGGTCCAGCCCGTTGTCATCAAGCCCCGCGCGGTCAACGAAGCCGGGTTCAAGATCCGCCGGGAGGAAAAAGGTCTCGAGCCGCTGTTCCGCGTGCTTGGTGAAAAGCCGGTGCGCTGGGTCAAGCAGACCGACTTCACCAATGAGGAAGCCATCGGCTACCTGGCTGACCGCCTGGCCAAGCTGGGCGTGGAGACCGAACTGTTCAAGCAGGGCGCCAAGCCCGGTGACACCGTGGTGATCGGCGAGGACGACGGCGTCGTCTTCGACTGGGAGCCCACCATGATGGCCGGCGCCGAACTCCTGGCGTCGCCGCGCGGCACCGACGTCCGTTTCGCCGATATCGGCGACCGCCCCACGCGTGGCCAGAAGCGCGACGAACAGCAGGAACGCAAGGACGCAAAGGCCGCCGCACGTGCCGAACTCGAAGCGGAGCGGAAGGCCGGCATCTGGACCGAGTCCGTGAGCAGCCGCCGCGTTGCCAAGCCGCTCAAGGAGAGTGGACTGGGCGCAGACGATGAGTTCTAG
- the rpmA gene encoding 50S ribosomal protein L27, whose product MAHKKGASSTRNGRDSNAQYLGVKRFGGQVVSAGEIIVRQRGTHFHPGAGVGRGGDDTLFALTPGAVEFGTRRGRRVVNIVAAAAAE is encoded by the coding sequence ATGGCACATAAAAAGGGCGCGAGCTCCACTCGCAACGGTCGTGATTCCAACGCTCAGTACCTCGGCGTTAAGCGCTTCGGCGGCCAGGTAGTTTCCGCAGGCGAAATCATCGTCCGCCAGCGTGGCACCCACTTCCACCCGGGCGCCGGCGTTGGCCGTGGCGGCGACGACACCCTGTTCGCACTGACCCCGGGAGCCGTTGAATTCGGTACCCGCCGCGGTCGCCGCGTCGTCAACATCGTTGCTGCTGCAGCTGCAGAGTAA
- the rplU gene encoding 50S ribosomal protein L21: MVYAIVRAGGRQEKVSVGDFVTLNRVAGGAGSTIELPALLLVDGDKVTSAAADLAKVTVTAEILQDLRGPKIVIQKFKNKTGYKKRQGHRQELTKVKITGIQ, encoded by the coding sequence GTGGTGTACGCGATTGTCCGCGCAGGCGGCCGCCAAGAGAAGGTTTCCGTTGGAGACTTCGTTACCCTCAACCGCGTCGCCGGTGGAGCTGGCAGCACCATTGAGCTGCCCGCGCTGCTCCTGGTAGACGGTGACAAGGTCACCTCCGCCGCTGCCGACCTGGCCAAGGTGACTGTCACGGCTGAGATCCTCCAGGACCTCCGCGGTCCTAAGATTGTCATCCAGAAGTTCAAGAACAAGACCGGTTACAAGAAGCGCCAGGGTCACCGCCAGGAACTGACCAAGGTCAAGATCACTGGCATTCAGTAA
- the thiD gene encoding bifunctional hydroxymethylpyrimidine kinase/phosphomethylpyrimidine kinase: MPVEALQATPAQPGTGRDVPRVLSIAGSDPSGGAGIQADLKSIAAHGGYGMAAITALTAQNTRGVTAVHVPPASFLTGQLDAISDDISIDAVKIGMLGDADVIAAVRKWLEKVRPAVVVLDPVMVATSGDRLLQESAEAALRDLLPLAHLITPNLAELAMLVGEDLQDSWAGALEQGRRLAAATGTTVLVKGGHLDGTECPDALVNTTGMLGAEVVEVPGERVATRNSHGTGCSLSSAMATVQARLGDWEASLREVKPWLAAALEASEGLEVGTGNGPVHHFHHLRPVPHSGGFAARLRAEADEDLNAIYALEFIRGLASGSLPEQEFAYYLAQDAIYLNGYSRVLARASALAPTEAEQLFWAASARQCLEVESELHRSWLSTRPVRPELGPVTKSYVDHLLAASSSGSYAVLAAAVLPCFWLYAEVGKTLHAQFVAAGEPAGHPYAEWLRTYADADFAEATRKAIAIVDGAGRKASDDERAEMVTAFKQSCRLEVDFFDAPRLHS; this comes from the coding sequence ATGCCCGTGGAAGCTCTCCAGGCCACGCCTGCCCAACCGGGAACGGGCCGGGACGTGCCCCGTGTCCTTTCCATTGCGGGATCGGACCCGTCCGGCGGCGCCGGTATCCAGGCGGACCTGAAAAGCATTGCCGCGCACGGGGGATACGGCATGGCCGCCATTACCGCCCTCACGGCCCAGAACACCCGCGGCGTGACGGCGGTCCACGTCCCGCCGGCGTCCTTCCTCACAGGACAGCTGGACGCCATCAGTGATGACATCAGCATCGACGCGGTAAAAATTGGCATGCTGGGCGACGCCGATGTCATCGCAGCTGTCCGCAAGTGGCTCGAAAAGGTGCGCCCCGCCGTCGTGGTCCTCGACCCGGTGATGGTCGCCACCAGCGGTGACCGGCTGCTGCAGGAGTCCGCCGAAGCGGCGCTGCGCGACCTGCTGCCGCTCGCCCACCTCATTACCCCCAACCTGGCCGAACTCGCCATGCTGGTAGGCGAAGACCTGCAGGACTCCTGGGCAGGGGCGCTCGAGCAGGGGAGGCGCCTCGCTGCAGCCACCGGAACTACAGTGCTGGTCAAGGGAGGCCACCTGGACGGGACGGAATGCCCGGATGCGCTGGTCAACACCACCGGCATGCTGGGCGCCGAAGTAGTCGAGGTGCCGGGGGAGCGGGTGGCAACGCGCAACAGCCACGGCACCGGCTGTTCCCTCTCATCGGCGATGGCAACGGTGCAGGCGCGGCTGGGGGACTGGGAGGCGTCGCTGCGGGAAGTGAAGCCATGGCTGGCAGCCGCGCTCGAAGCTTCCGAAGGTCTGGAGGTGGGAACAGGCAACGGGCCCGTCCACCACTTCCACCACCTGCGCCCGGTTCCGCATTCCGGAGGTTTCGCTGCACGGCTGCGGGCCGAAGCCGACGAGGACCTCAACGCGATCTACGCGCTGGAGTTCATCCGCGGACTCGCCTCGGGCAGCCTGCCCGAGCAGGAGTTCGCCTACTACCTCGCCCAGGACGCCATCTACCTCAACGGGTACTCGCGGGTGCTGGCGCGGGCAAGCGCCCTGGCACCCACGGAGGCAGAGCAGCTGTTCTGGGCTGCCTCCGCCCGGCAGTGCCTCGAAGTGGAGTCTGAGCTGCACCGGTCCTGGCTGAGCACCCGCCCCGTCCGGCCCGAACTGGGCCCGGTTACCAAGTCCTACGTGGACCACCTGCTGGCGGCATCCTCATCGGGCAGTTACGCGGTGCTGGCGGCCGCGGTCCTGCCGTGCTTCTGGCTCTATGCCGAAGTGGGCAAAACCCTCCACGCCCAGTTCGTTGCCGCTGGCGAACCGGCGGGCCACCCCTATGCCGAGTGGCTCCGCACCTACGCTGACGCAGACTTTGCCGAAGCCACGCGCAAGGCCATCGCCATCGTGGACGGAGCCGGCCGCAAGGCGTCGGATGATGAGCGGGCCGAGATGGTGACTGCCTTCAAACAGTCCTGCCGCCTGGAAGTGGACTTCTTCGACGCGCCGCGGCTCCACTCCTGA
- a CDS encoding Rne/Rng family ribonuclease: protein MENEQELAVNDDAAAADAAVAPKRAARSRRKAAPKADDGLTGETGNTDAENAAENGPADDATAENVEAAAAETKAPARRTRSRKKADAVPLPAFADEGAGDEAAGTGGPADTAAGAEESAPPVAAPEAEAETKAVRRRRVATRKTSAPAREADTAAADAVPAEQETPVVADAVTEAPDAAPAVEVPSGASAAPEAGQAPSKTAPEAVAPEAGAPEAGAEEDPGAEEETAPAAAAPAAASPFGSLFMEPASPTSVLFQAPDLSTVVRPAAAAAEEPEEDDAEDGDAEDSASRRRRRGRGRRNRGRADERDVEAGTDSDTEDISADEADEEQAGQLEEGVTSRRRRRRRRGDQDLELTGGGNDDPPNTVTRVRAPRAVSEPAVSNRVTSVKGSTRLEAKKQRRRESRDTGRRRTVITEAEFLARRESVDRQMIVRQRDDRIQIAVLEDGVLAEHFVSKTQQDSLIGNVYLGKVQNVLPSMEAAFVDIGRGRNAVLYAGEVNWEAVNLEGKQRRIENALKSGDTVLVQVTKDPVGHKGARLTSQISLPGRYLVYVPGGSMTGISRKLPDVERNRLKRILKDRLPEQAGVIVRTAAEGASEEELTHDINRLRAQWEGIESQSTSTKVLAPELLYGEPDLTIKVVRDVFNEDFSKLIVSGEEAWDTIEAYVTYVAPDLVGRLEKWTKDQDIFAAWRIDEQIHKALERKVFLPSGGSLVIDRTEAMTVVDVNTGKFTGSGGNLEETVTKNNLEAAEEVVRQLRLRDIGGIIVIDFIDMVLESNRDLVLRRMVECLGRDRTKHQVAEVTSLGLVQMTRKRMGTGLLEVFGEQCEACAGRGVVTHDDPVEHRRANIVAAEHHVQRTDSRPDARAEGHRSEGQRTDSNQPGVRQDRKRRRGRGGQQPDAAPAAAAVHVHTVHPDPSDAERHAKAEATRLALANIAAAAHAAHLHDDEVAAARQVQPVQPATPAEAEKHDADASSRPAAVLTFGGEKVVLPFVEHAEGQQAEPALTLDRLAEAFAHLGEPAPAVGTPAEQPESQVSTPEPAKAQQQSVPAAVEKDWSDHTVEQSRQRRPRRNRSASRAQGAANETSVQQHEKAPAPSTGHSHAAKAPEPATASGADKAAAAKPAEAPIILGVGVPASEL, encoded by the coding sequence ATGGAAAATGAACAAGAATTGGCCGTTAATGATGATGCTGCGGCTGCGGACGCCGCTGTTGCACCCAAGAGGGCTGCCAGGAGCCGCCGCAAAGCAGCACCGAAGGCCGACGACGGCCTGACCGGAGAAACCGGGAACACGGACGCAGAGAACGCTGCGGAGAACGGACCTGCCGACGACGCGACCGCCGAAAACGTGGAAGCTGCCGCCGCCGAAACCAAGGCACCCGCCCGCCGCACCCGCTCGCGCAAGAAAGCGGACGCCGTGCCGCTCCCGGCCTTCGCCGACGAAGGAGCAGGAGACGAAGCAGCAGGAACCGGCGGCCCTGCAGATACTGCCGCCGGAGCCGAAGAGAGCGCGCCGCCCGTGGCTGCCCCCGAGGCGGAAGCCGAAACCAAGGCGGTCCGCCGCCGTCGTGTTGCCACCCGCAAAACCTCCGCACCGGCCCGGGAAGCTGACACGGCAGCGGCTGATGCCGTTCCCGCGGAGCAGGAAACGCCCGTCGTGGCGGACGCGGTGACGGAAGCCCCGGATGCCGCTCCGGCAGTGGAGGTGCCGTCCGGGGCCTCTGCAGCCCCTGAAGCCGGCCAGGCGCCGTCGAAGACTGCCCCGGAAGCCGTTGCCCCCGAGGCCGGCGCCCCGGAAGCCGGGGCCGAAGAAGATCCCGGGGCCGAAGAGGAAACCGCACCTGCCGCAGCGGCGCCCGCGGCCGCCAGCCCGTTCGGCTCCCTGTTCATGGAACCTGCTTCCCCCACCTCCGTACTGTTCCAGGCCCCGGACCTCAGTACCGTGGTGCGCCCCGCGGCAGCCGCCGCCGAAGAGCCTGAAGAGGACGACGCCGAAGACGGCGACGCCGAGGATTCCGCCAGCCGCCGCAGGCGCCGGGGCCGTGGCCGCCGGAACCGCGGCCGCGCCGACGAGCGTGACGTGGAGGCTGGAACCGACAGCGATACTGAAGACATTTCCGCTGACGAGGCCGACGAAGAGCAGGCCGGGCAGCTGGAAGAAGGCGTCACGTCCCGCCGCCGTCGCCGCCGCCGTCGTGGCGACCAGGACCTTGAGCTGACCGGCGGCGGGAATGACGACCCGCCCAACACCGTGACCCGTGTCCGCGCGCCGCGCGCGGTCAGCGAACCTGCCGTCAGCAACCGGGTCACCAGCGTCAAGGGTTCAACCCGCCTGGAGGCGAAGAAGCAGCGCCGGCGCGAGTCCCGCGACACCGGACGCCGCCGCACCGTCATCACCGAGGCAGAGTTCCTGGCCCGCCGCGAATCGGTTGACCGCCAGATGATCGTCCGGCAGCGCGACGACAGAATCCAGATTGCCGTCCTTGAGGACGGCGTCCTGGCCGAACACTTCGTGTCCAAGACCCAGCAGGATTCGCTGATCGGCAACGTTTACCTGGGCAAGGTCCAGAACGTGCTGCCCTCCATGGAGGCAGCCTTCGTTGACATCGGACGTGGCCGCAACGCCGTCCTGTACGCCGGCGAGGTGAACTGGGAGGCCGTCAACCTCGAAGGTAAGCAGCGCCGCATCGAAAACGCCCTCAAATCCGGCGATACCGTCCTGGTCCAGGTAACCAAGGACCCCGTCGGCCACAAGGGCGCCCGCCTCACCAGCCAGATCTCGCTGCCGGGCCGCTACCTCGTGTATGTTCCCGGCGGTTCCATGACGGGCATCTCCCGGAAGCTGCCCGACGTCGAACGCAACCGCCTCAAGCGCATCCTCAAGGACCGTCTCCCGGAGCAGGCAGGCGTCATTGTCCGCACCGCCGCCGAGGGAGCGTCCGAGGAAGAGCTGACGCACGACATCAACCGGCTGCGTGCCCAGTGGGAAGGCATCGAAAGCCAGTCCACCTCCACCAAGGTCCTGGCCCCGGAACTGTTGTACGGCGAACCCGACCTCACCATCAAGGTGGTCCGTGACGTCTTTAACGAGGATTTCTCCAAGCTGATCGTTTCCGGCGAAGAAGCCTGGGACACCATCGAGGCCTACGTCACCTACGTGGCCCCGGACCTCGTGGGCCGCCTCGAGAAGTGGACCAAGGACCAGGACATCTTCGCGGCCTGGCGGATTGACGAGCAGATCCACAAGGCTCTGGAACGCAAGGTCTTCCTGCCTTCCGGCGGTTCGCTGGTCATCGACCGGACCGAAGCCATGACAGTGGTGGACGTGAACACCGGCAAGTTCACCGGCAGCGGCGGCAACCTCGAGGAAACAGTCACCAAGAACAACCTCGAAGCTGCCGAGGAAGTGGTGCGCCAGCTCCGCCTCCGCGACATCGGCGGCATCATCGTGATCGACTTCATCGACATGGTCCTTGAATCCAACCGGGACCTGGTCCTGCGCCGCATGGTCGAATGCCTGGGCCGCGACCGCACCAAGCACCAGGTTGCCGAAGTCACGTCCCTGGGCCTGGTCCAGATGACCCGCAAGCGCATGGGTACCGGGCTCCTGGAGGTTTTCGGGGAGCAGTGCGAGGCCTGCGCCGGGCGCGGCGTGGTCACCCACGATGATCCGGTGGAGCACCGCCGCGCCAACATCGTTGCAGCCGAGCACCACGTGCAGCGTACCGACAGCCGCCCTGATGCCCGTGCTGAAGGACACCGCAGCGAGGGCCAGCGGACCGACAGCAACCAGCCCGGTGTCCGTCAGGACCGCAAGCGCCGGCGCGGACGCGGCGGCCAGCAGCCTGATGCTGCCCCGGCTGCCGCCGCCGTGCACGTGCACACCGTCCACCCGGACCCGTCAGACGCCGAACGCCATGCAAAAGCGGAAGCCACCAGGCTGGCGCTGGCCAACATTGCTGCCGCTGCCCACGCGGCGCACCTGCACGACGACGAGGTGGCGGCTGCCCGGCAGGTGCAGCCTGTCCAGCCTGCCACGCCGGCTGAAGCGGAGAAGCACGACGCCGATGCCTCCTCACGGCCCGCTGCTGTCCTGACGTTTGGCGGAGAGAAGGTAGTCCTGCCGTTCGTCGAGCACGCGGAAGGGCAGCAGGCGGAACCGGCCCTCACTTTGGACCGGCTGGCAGAAGCGTTTGCCCATCTGGGCGAGCCTGCTCCCGCCGTCGGAACCCCGGCAGAACAGCCGGAATCCCAGGTTTCCACACCGGAACCGGCCAAGGCCCAGCAGCAGTCCGTCCCCGCAGCAGTGGAGAAGGACTGGTCCGACCACACTGTTGAGCAGTCCCGTCAGCGCAGGCCGCGGCGCAACCGCAGCGCAAGCCGGGCGCAGGGTGCCGCCAACGAGACGTCCGTCCAGCAGCACGAGAAGGCACCGGCACCAAGCACAGGACACTCGCACGCTGCCAAGGCGCCGGAACCGGCCACCGCCTCGGGTGCCGACAAGGCCGCTGCCGCCAAGCCGGCCGAGGCGCCCATCATCCTGGGGGTTGGAGTTCCTGCCTCCGAGCTTTAG
- a CDS encoding vitamin K epoxide reductase family protein, translating into MPSISPASSTHAADRTLGPDSTTAAVPTMTRDRPFGWLLVITGAIGWLASGTLVLEKLAVLQDPNHSTVCDVNPWISCGDVMKTWQSSLFGFPNMFIGIVAFAVVITVGMALLSGAAFARWFWVGLQTGVTLGFIFVVWLWSQALYDIRILCPFCMIVWAAMIPLFVWVTIRNITAGVIPVPSGAARVLGDSGWIITALLYVAVIATIFFAFIQVFAGTSGY; encoded by the coding sequence ATGCCCAGCATCTCCCCCGCCAGCAGCACCCATGCCGCGGACCGGACCCTCGGCCCGGACAGCACCACAGCAGCTGTCCCCACGATGACCCGCGACCGTCCTTTCGGCTGGCTGCTGGTGATCACCGGCGCCATCGGCTGGCTGGCCTCCGGAACCCTTGTCCTGGAAAAACTCGCGGTGCTCCAGGATCCCAACCACAGCACAGTGTGCGACGTTAATCCGTGGATCTCCTGCGGCGATGTCATGAAGACCTGGCAGAGTTCGCTGTTCGGCTTCCCCAATATGTTCATCGGGATCGTGGCGTTCGCCGTCGTCATCACCGTGGGCATGGCGCTGCTTTCCGGGGCTGCCTTTGCCCGGTGGTTCTGGGTGGGCCTGCAGACAGGCGTCACGCTCGGTTTCATCTTCGTTGTGTGGCTGTGGTCCCAGGCCCTCTACGACATCCGCATCCTCTGCCCGTTCTGCATGATTGTTTGGGCGGCCATGATCCCCCTCTTCGTCTGGGTGACCATCCGGAACATCACCGCCGGCGTCATCCCCGTCCCGTCCGGCGCCGCCCGTGTCCTGGGCGACTCCGGCTGGATCATCACCGCGCTGCTGTACGTTGCCGTCATCGCCACCATCTTCTTCGCATTCATCCAGGTGTTCGCAGGAACATCAGGGTACTAA
- the ndk gene encoding nucleoside-diphosphate kinase, producing the protein MTTERTLVLIKPDGVARNLTGAILARIEAKGYTLVELKKVEATRDLLEQHYEEHVGKPFYEPLVEFMLSGPVVAAIFEGQRVIEGFRSLAGTTDPTTAAPGTIRGDFGRDWGVKVQQNLVHGSDSTDSAEREIKIWFQDSL; encoded by the coding sequence GTGACCACTGAGCGCACCCTCGTCCTGATCAAGCCCGACGGCGTCGCCCGTAACCTCACCGGGGCCATCCTGGCCCGGATCGAAGCCAAGGGATACACCCTGGTTGAGCTGAAGAAGGTGGAGGCCACCCGCGACCTGCTGGAGCAGCACTACGAAGAGCACGTGGGCAAGCCGTTCTACGAGCCCCTGGTGGAGTTCATGCTCAGCGGCCCCGTCGTGGCGGCCATCTTTGAAGGCCAGCGCGTCATCGAGGGCTTCCGCTCGCTGGCCGGCACCACGGATCCGACGACGGCGGCACCGGGCACCATCCGCGGCGACTTCGGCCGTGACTGGGGCGTGAAGGTCCAGCAGAACCTGGTGCACGGCTCGGACTCCACTGACTCCGCCGAACGCGAGATCAAGATCTGGTTCCAGGACAGCCTGTAA
- a CDS encoding DUF4233 domain-containing protein, with the protein MARLTKAQREWRPGMPKKRRSTKVMFASTVLLLEAFVMFFATLTVFGLRRGEFPPALILGVGIALSVVMIVACAFLSKPWGIGLGWILQIVLVLTGIFEPAMFLVGGLFAVAWWYGIRTGIRLDREAAQRAREQTEWEAAHPDDPAGPGQLQTP; encoded by the coding sequence ATGGCCAGACTGACCAAAGCCCAGCGCGAGTGGCGTCCGGGCATGCCCAAAAAGCGCCGTTCCACCAAAGTCATGTTTGCCTCCACCGTGCTGCTCCTTGAGGCCTTCGTGATGTTCTTCGCCACCCTGACCGTCTTCGGGCTCCGCCGGGGAGAGTTCCCGCCGGCGCTCATCCTGGGCGTGGGGATCGCGCTCAGTGTCGTGATGATCGTTGCCTGCGCGTTCCTCAGCAAACCCTGGGGCATCGGGCTCGGCTGGATCCTGCAGATCGTCCTGGTCCTGACGGGCATCTTCGAGCCTGCCATGTTCCTGGTGGGGGGCCTGTTCGCCGTGGCCTGGTGGTACGGCATCCGCACCGGCATCCGGCTGGACCGTGAAGCTGCCCAGCGCGCCCGCGAACAGACCGAATGGGAAGCCGCCCACCCCGATGACCCGGCCGGCCCCGGGCAGCTGCAGACACCCTGA
- a CDS encoding bifunctional folylpolyglutamate synthase/dihydrofolate synthase, translating to MTDAFSVESVYAELLGRAPENKMEPRLAPLFRAMDVLGEPNKAFPIIHVTGTNGKTSTSRMIESVLRAHGLSTGRYTSPHLSKVTERISIDGHPVPDETFVRIWDEIRPYLQIVDSELEADGQPRLTYFECITILGFAIFADQPVNVAVIEVGLGGITDATNVGDGQVSVITPISLDHTDLLGDTTEEIAYEKAGIIKPGGYLVSAAQPLDAAQVLLEKAKDVGVPFRFEGVEFGVESRTVAVGGQVVTIQGIAGRYPELLVPLHGAHQAQNAAVAVAALEAFFGGEKELDFEVLQEGFAAVTSPGRLEVVRTAPTIVVDAAHNPDGIKASAAALQEAFTFTRLVPVVGVLKEKDAEDILRQLKESLGGMAEEYCFTQSNSPRAVPAAELAELAVDLGFGEDNVHIAEKLDDALEWAVERAEANEDLSGGVLVTGSITLVAEARILLGKTEA from the coding sequence ATGACCGACGCATTTTCCGTGGAGAGTGTCTACGCCGAGCTGCTGGGACGGGCGCCGGAAAACAAGATGGAGCCCCGGCTCGCACCGCTGTTCCGGGCCATGGACGTCCTGGGTGAACCCAACAAGGCGTTCCCGATCATCCACGTCACCGGGACCAACGGTAAGACGTCCACATCCCGCATGATCGAGTCCGTCCTGCGCGCCCACGGTCTCAGCACAGGCCGGTACACAAGCCCGCACCTGTCCAAGGTCACCGAGCGGATCAGCATTGACGGGCACCCCGTCCCCGATGAGACGTTTGTCCGGATCTGGGACGAGATCCGCCCGTACCTGCAGATTGTGGATTCGGAACTGGAAGCGGACGGGCAGCCCCGCCTGACGTACTTCGAGTGCATCACCATCCTGGGCTTCGCCATCTTCGCGGACCAGCCCGTCAACGTGGCAGTTATCGAGGTTGGCCTGGGCGGCATTACGGACGCCACCAACGTGGGTGACGGGCAGGTATCGGTCATCACGCCGATCTCGCTGGACCACACCGACCTGCTGGGGGACACCACCGAGGAGATCGCCTACGAAAAGGCCGGCATCATCAAGCCGGGCGGCTACCTCGTCAGCGCTGCCCAGCCCCTGGACGCCGCACAGGTCCTGCTGGAGAAGGCCAAGGACGTTGGCGTGCCCTTCCGCTTCGAAGGAGTGGAGTTCGGCGTCGAATCCCGGACAGTGGCCGTGGGCGGCCAGGTGGTCACCATCCAGGGCATCGCCGGCCGCTACCCGGAGCTGCTGGTGCCGCTGCACGGCGCCCACCAGGCGCAGAACGCCGCCGTGGCAGTGGCCGCGCTCGAGGCCTTCTTCGGCGGCGAAAAGGAACTCGATTTCGAGGTGCTGCAGGAAGGCTTCGCCGCTGTGACGTCGCCGGGCCGGCTGGAGGTTGTCCGGACCGCGCCCACCATCGTGGTGGATGCCGCCCACAACCCCGACGGCATCAAGGCCTCAGCCGCCGCACTGCAGGAGGCGTTCACCTTCACCCGGCTTGTTCCCGTGGTGGGCGTGCTGAAGGAGAAAGACGCCGAGGACATCCTCCGCCAGCTCAAGGAATCCCTGGGCGGCATGGCCGAGGAATACTGCTTCACCCAGTCGAACTCGCCGCGCGCGGTCCCTGCGGCCGAACTCGCCGAGCTTGCCGTTGACCTGGGCTTCGGCGAGGACAACGTCCACATCGCCGAGAAGCTCGACGACGCCCTGGAATGGGCGGTGGAACGGGCCGAAGCAAACGAGGACCTTTCCGGCGGCGTGCTGGTGACCGGTTCCATCACCCTTGTGGCCGAAGCCCGCATCCTGCTCGGAAAGACGGAGGCGTAG